One region of Endozoicomonas sp. Mp262 genomic DNA includes:
- the alr gene encoding alanine racemase codes for MSRPAKAIINLEALRQNYLLAKEISEGKVIAIVKADAYSHGATVCAQALADIADAFAVACIEEALELREAGISQPIILLEGFFDAAELQLIDQYQLDTVVHHEGQIQAIAKARLAQPLRVWLKMDTGMSRVGFLPGQYHDVWQQLKALPQVSDIVLMSHLACADEPDISHTMQQLETFEEYTLGLPGEKSIANSAGLIAFPNARAQWSRPGLMLYGVSPFPESHTIEQRLTPVMELHSAIISIKNISPGSTVGYGSTWIAERPTRLGIVAMGYADGYPRHAKNGTPVLVNGQRVPLVGRVSMDMLAVDLTELNETSIGDDVILWGAQLPISEIARYADTIPYQLLCNLNRVPIEYLPAKATQPELQETEPDS; via the coding sequence ATGAGTCGGCCAGCAAAAGCAATAATTAACCTTGAAGCCCTGAGGCAAAACTACCTCCTGGCAAAAGAAATTTCTGAAGGGAAAGTCATTGCCATAGTTAAAGCCGATGCCTATAGCCACGGAGCCACGGTTTGTGCCCAGGCGCTGGCAGATATAGCAGATGCCTTTGCCGTTGCCTGTATTGAAGAAGCCCTTGAACTTCGGGAAGCAGGCATTAGCCAGCCGATTATCCTGTTGGAAGGTTTCTTCGATGCCGCCGAACTTCAGCTAATTGACCAATACCAGTTGGATACCGTTGTTCATCATGAAGGGCAAATACAAGCCATTGCCAAAGCCAGGCTAGCGCAGCCATTAAGGGTCTGGCTGAAAATGGATACCGGCATGAGCCGGGTGGGCTTTCTACCCGGGCAATACCATGATGTCTGGCAACAATTAAAAGCCCTTCCCCAGGTCAGTGATATTGTTCTGATGAGCCATCTGGCCTGTGCTGATGAACCCGATATCAGCCATACCATGCAACAACTGGAAACCTTTGAAGAATACACCCTCGGGCTACCTGGTGAAAAAAGCATTGCCAACTCAGCCGGACTCATTGCCTTTCCTAACGCCAGGGCGCAGTGGAGCCGACCAGGCCTGATGCTTTATGGCGTCTCACCTTTTCCTGAAAGCCACACCATCGAACAGCGTCTTACCCCTGTGATGGAGTTACACTCTGCCATTATCAGCATCAAAAATATTTCCCCGGGTAGCACCGTCGGCTATGGCAGCACCTGGATTGCTGAGCGTCCCACCCGTCTTGGTATTGTGGCAATGGGCTATGCAGACGGTTACCCCAGGCATGCAAAAAATGGTACACCGGTATTAGTCAATGGCCAGCGAGTCCCTTTGGTGGGTCGCGTCTCCATGGATATGCTAGCTGTAGATCTGACGGAGCTGAACGAGACGAGTATAGGGGATGACGTCATTCTTTGGGGAGCACAGCTCCCTATCTCTGAAATTGCCCGCTACGCAGATACCATACCTTATCAATTATTATGTAACCTTAACCGGGTTCCCATTGAGTACTTGCCAGCAAAAGCCACACAACCCGAGTTGCAAGAAACTGAGCCTGATAGTTAA
- a CDS encoding ABC transporter permease subunit: MKKPSLATLMLILGLIFLYLPMFILVFYSFNASRLVTVWAGFSTKWYVELFKDKQMIGAVWTSLQIAFYNACMAVVLGTMAAFILSRFGRFRGKTVFSGMVTAPLVMPDVITGLSLLLMFVTLSDMIGWPAERGMLTIWIAHVTFSTAYVAVVVGSRLREVDVSIEEAAMDLGATPMKTFFLITIPAIAPAIAAGWLLAFTLSLDDLVISSFVAGPGSTTLPMVVFSSVRLGVSPKINALATLIILIVSLAAIIGWWLMRRSEKERLSALLSLDR, from the coding sequence ATGAAAAAACCAAGCCTTGCCACCCTGATGTTGATACTGGGGTTGATATTTTTATATTTACCCATGTTTATACTTGTCTTTTATTCATTTAATGCTTCCAGACTGGTCACTGTCTGGGCAGGCTTTTCTACCAAATGGTATGTTGAGCTGTTTAAAGATAAGCAAATGATTGGCGCTGTCTGGACCAGTTTACAGATTGCTTTTTATAACGCGTGCATGGCGGTTGTGCTGGGAACCATGGCTGCGTTTATCCTGTCACGGTTTGGGCGCTTTCGTGGCAAAACGGTCTTTTCCGGAATGGTGACAGCACCGCTGGTCATGCCTGATGTTATTACGGGGCTGTCCTTGCTATTAATGTTTGTAACCTTGTCCGATATGATTGGCTGGCCGGCAGAGCGTGGCATGTTGACCATCTGGATTGCCCATGTGACCTTTTCAACGGCTTATGTTGCTGTTGTCGTCGGTTCCAGGTTGCGTGAAGTGGATGTTTCCATTGAGGAAGCAGCTATGGACCTTGGCGCTACGCCAATGAAGACCTTTTTTCTGATTACCATTCCTGCTATTGCTCCAGCCATTGCTGCAGGCTGGTTACTGGCATTTACACTCTCTCTTGATGATTTGGTGATATCCAGTTTTGTTGCAGGGCCCGGGTCAACAACACTGCCCATGGTCGTCTTTTCATCGGTGAGGTTAGGGGTGTCACCAAAAATAAATGCCCTGGCTACGCTGATTATTTTGATTGTTTCACTTGCAGCCATTATTGGCTGGTGGTTGATGCGACGCTCTGAAAAGGAGCGGTTATCTGCACTATTAAGTTTGGATAGGTAA
- a CDS encoding ABC transporter permease subunit, whose product MMQALLQDRVRAFKALWGRRLVIGVPYIWLSLFFLIPFVIVVKISFSMADIAIPPYTQIVEYIDEMLTINLNIGNYLYLAEDSLYLIAYLTSIKLAFVATVFCLLLGYPMAYAMANTSKKTQTLLLLLVLLPSWTSFLIRVYAWMGILKNHGLLNNLLMWLGVIDQPLQILNTNIAVYIGIVYAYLPYMVLPIFANLVKMDRSLKEASEDLGAKPWRTFLSVTLPLSRSGIIAGSMLVFIPAVGEYVIPELLGGPGSLMIGKVLWQEFFNNRDWPLASALAIVMLLLLFLPIAYFNRQQAKELEGEA is encoded by the coding sequence ATGATGCAAGCACTGCTACAAGACCGGGTGAGAGCCTTCAAGGCCCTTTGGGGACGTCGGCTCGTTATTGGCGTTCCCTATATTTGGTTATCACTGTTTTTTCTGATTCCCTTTGTCATAGTGGTGAAAATCAGCTTTTCCATGGCAGATATAGCGATCCCACCCTATACGCAGATCGTTGAATATATCGACGAAATGCTGACAATTAACCTGAATATTGGTAATTATTTATACCTGGCTGAGGATAGCCTGTACCTGATAGCCTACCTGACCTCCATCAAGCTGGCTTTTGTTGCCACTGTTTTTTGCCTTTTGCTGGGTTATCCCATGGCTTATGCCATGGCCAATACCTCGAAGAAAACGCAAACCTTGCTGCTATTGCTGGTGCTTCTTCCGTCATGGACGTCGTTTCTGATCAGGGTTTACGCCTGGATGGGCATCCTGAAAAACCATGGGTTACTGAATAATCTTCTTATGTGGCTTGGTGTGATTGACCAGCCCCTGCAAATCCTGAATACCAATATTGCGGTCTATATAGGGATCGTCTACGCCTATCTGCCCTATATGGTCTTACCTATATTTGCCAATTTGGTAAAAATGGATCGCTCCTTAAAAGAAGCATCAGAAGACCTGGGGGCAAAGCCCTGGCGAACTTTTTTATCGGTGACCTTGCCTTTATCGCGCTCTGGAATTATTGCAGGTTCAATGCTGGTGTTTATACCAGCGGTGGGGGAGTACGTCATTCCTGAGCTACTGGGAGGCCCGGGTAGTCTGATGATCGGCAAGGTGCTCTGGCAGGAGTTCTTCAATAATCGTGACTGGCCACTGGCCAGTGCCCTGGCTATTGTGATGCTGCTGCTTCTGTTTCTTCCCATCGCTTACTTTAATCGCCAGCAGGCAAAAGAGCTGGAGGGGGAAGCTTGA
- the potA gene encoding polyamine ABC transporter ATP-binding protein: MSIPSGSYKTDQSTSGAKHETLVKIDRVTKMFDDIVAVDEVSLSIRKGEIFALLGGSGSGKSTLLRMLAGFETPSAGAIYLDGENITRLPPYLRPINMMFQSYALFPHMTVEQNVAFGLKQDKMPRDQIEQRVQEMLNMVHMSKYAKRKPHHLSGGQRQRVALARSLAKRPKLLLLDEPMGALDKKLRTRMQLEVVDILEEVGVTCLMVTHDQEEAMTMADRIGIMDAGWIVQVGTPVDIYETPNSRMTASFIGSVNMFAGEIVEEAADHVIIQSHDLEVPIYIGHGITSALEERKVWYAIRPEKTVMSTTRPTESHNWSRGVVHDIAYLGAHSVYYIKLPSGMIIQSNMANIERSADNPTWDDEVYISWESTSGVVLNS; the protein is encoded by the coding sequence ATGTCCATTCCTTCTGGCTCTTACAAGACAGACCAGAGCACCAGTGGGGCAAAACATGAAACCCTGGTAAAGATTGATCGAGTCACCAAAATGTTTGATGACATTGTGGCGGTAGATGAAGTGTCCCTGAGTATCAGGAAGGGAGAGATCTTTGCCTTGCTGGGGGGCTCTGGTTCAGGGAAATCAACATTGCTGAGAATGCTGGCAGGGTTTGAAACACCCAGTGCGGGAGCAATTTACCTGGACGGGGAGAATATTACCCGGCTGCCTCCTTATCTGCGCCCTATTAATATGATGTTTCAGTCCTATGCCCTGTTTCCTCATATGACAGTGGAGCAAAATGTTGCATTTGGCCTGAAGCAGGACAAAATGCCCAGGGATCAGATTGAGCAACGGGTACAGGAAATGCTCAATATGGTGCATATGAGCAAGTATGCCAAAAGAAAACCTCACCACTTATCCGGTGGCCAGCGTCAGCGGGTTGCCCTGGCCAGAAGTCTTGCCAAGCGCCCAAAGCTATTGCTTCTTGATGAACCCATGGGTGCCCTGGATAAAAAGCTTCGCACCCGGATGCAGCTTGAAGTGGTGGATATTCTGGAAGAAGTGGGAGTGACCTGCCTGATGGTAACCCATGACCAGGAAGAGGCCATGACTATGGCGGATCGAATTGGCATCATGGATGCGGGTTGGATTGTCCAGGTAGGGACTCCGGTAGATATCTATGAAACGCCCAACTCACGGATGACTGCCAGTTTTATTGGTTCGGTAAACATGTTTGCCGGTGAGATTGTTGAAGAGGCCGCCGACCATGTCATTATCCAGTCCCATGACCTGGAAGTACCTATTTATATTGGACATGGCATAACCTCTGCCCTGGAAGAACGTAAAGTCTGGTATGCCATTCGCCCTGAAAAAACGGTGATGAGTACCACACGCCCAACAGAGTCTCATAATTGGTCCAGGGGAGTGGTGCATGATATCGCTTATCTTGGCGCTCACTCGGTGTATTACATAAAGCTGCCTTCCGGAATGATTATCCAGTCCAATATGGCCAATATTGAGCGTAGCGCGGACAACCCTACATGGGATGATGAGGTGTATATCAGCTGGGAGTCTACCAGTGGTGTGGTATTAAATAGCTAG